From one Equus asinus isolate D_3611 breed Donkey chromosome 5, EquAss-T2T_v2, whole genome shotgun sequence genomic stretch:
- the IL12A gene encoding interleukin-12 subunit alpha, translated as MSPPGPGSPPPPSPAASTRRRPAASPESAQRPLAMCAPRGLLIVAILVLLNHLDHLSLARNLPTATPGPGMFQCLNHSQNLLRTVSNTLQKARQTLEFYSCTSEEIDHEDITKDKSSTVAACLPLELAPNESCLASREISFITNGSCLTPGKASSMMTLCLSSIYEDLKMYQVEFKAMNAKLLMDPQRQIFLDENMLTAIDKLMQALNFNSETVPQKPSLEELDFYKTKVKLCILLHAFRIRAVTINRMMSYLNSS; from the exons ATGTCACCCCCCGGGCCGGGCTCGCCACCACCGCCCTCACCTGCGGCGTCCACCCGTCGGCGTCCCGCGGCCAGTCCAGAGTCGGCGCAGCGCCCGCTCGCCATGTGCGCCCCGCGCG GCCTCCTCATTGTGGCCATCCTGGTCCTCCTAAACCACCTGGACCACCTCAGTTTGGCCAGGAACCTCCCCACAGCCACACCAGGCCCAGGAATGTTCCAGTGCCTCAACCACTCCCAAAACCTGCTGAGGACCGTCAGCAACACGCTTCAGAAG GCCAGGCAAACCCTAGAATTCTACTCCTGCACTTCTGAAGAGATCGATCATGAGGATATCACAAAAGACAAGAGCAGCACCGTGGCGGCCTGCCTCCCCCTGGAACTTGCCCCG AACGAGAGTTGCCTGGCTTCCAGAGAGATCTCTTTCATAACT AATGGGAGTTGCCTGACCCCCGGAAAGGCCTCTTCTATGATG ACGCTGTGCCTTAGCAGCATCTATGAGGACTTGAAGATGTACCAGGTGGAGTTCAAGGCCATGAATGCCAAGCTGTTGATGGATCCTCAGAGGCAGATCTTTCTGGATGAGAACATGCTGACAGCCATTGACAAGCTGATGCAG GCCCTGAACTTCAACAGTGAGACTGTGCCACAAAAGCCCTCCCTTGAAGAACTggatttttataaaactaaagtcAAGCTCTGCATCCTTCTTCATGCCTTCAGAATCCGTGCAGTGACCATCAACAGGATGATGAGCTATCTGAATTCTTCCTAA